The Burkholderia ubonensis genome has a window encoding:
- a CDS encoding electron transfer flavoprotein subunit beta/FixA family protein has protein sequence MKILVAVKRVVDANVKVGVKSDNTGVDIANVKMSMNPFDEIAVEEAVRLKEAGVATEIVAVSVGVAQAQETLRTALAIGADRAILVESNDSVEPLAVAKILKALVDKEQPQLVILGKQAIDDDSNQTGQMLAALAGLPQATFASKVTIADGRATVAREVDGGAETLSLTLPAVVTTDLRLNEPRYVTLPNIMKAKKKPLETVKPEDLGVDVAPRLKTLKVVEPPKRAAGVKVPDVKTLVEKLKTEAKVL, from the coding sequence TTGAAGATCCTTGTAGCAGTAAAGAGAGTCGTCGATGCAAACGTGAAGGTCGGCGTGAAGTCGGACAACACGGGCGTCGACATCGCGAACGTGAAGATGTCGATGAACCCGTTCGACGAAATCGCCGTCGAGGAAGCGGTGCGCCTGAAGGAAGCGGGCGTGGCGACGGAAATCGTCGCGGTGTCGGTCGGCGTTGCGCAGGCGCAGGAAACGCTGCGCACGGCGCTGGCGATCGGCGCGGACCGCGCGATCCTCGTCGAGTCGAACGACAGCGTCGAGCCGCTCGCCGTCGCGAAGATCCTCAAGGCGCTGGTCGACAAGGAGCAGCCGCAGCTGGTGATCCTCGGCAAGCAGGCGATCGACGACGATTCGAACCAGACCGGCCAGATGCTTGCCGCGCTCGCGGGCCTGCCGCAGGCGACGTTTGCGTCGAAGGTGACGATCGCCGACGGCCGTGCGACAGTCGCGCGCGAAGTCGACGGCGGCGCGGAAACGCTGTCGCTGACGCTGCCGGCGGTGGTCACGACCGACCTGCGCCTGAACGAGCCGCGCTATGTGACGCTGCCGAACATCATGAAGGCGAAGAAGAAGCCGCTGGAAACGGTGAAGCCGGAAGACCTCGGCGTGGACGTTGCGCCGCGCCTGAAGACGCTGAAGGTGGTCGAGCCGCCGAAGCGCGCGGCCGGCGTGAAGGTGCCGGACGTGAAGACGCTGGTCGAGAAGCTGAAGACCGAAGCCAAGGTGCTGTAA
- a CDS encoding electron transfer flavoprotein subunit alpha/FixB family protein — protein MTILVIAEHDNASIKAATLNTVAAAQKIGGDIHVLVAGHNAQAAADAAAKIAGVSKVLLADAPQLAEGLAENVEATALNIAKDYSHILAPATAYGKNIAPRIAAKLDVAQISDITAVDSADTFERPIYAGNAIATVQSSDPIKVITVRATGFDPVAAEGGSAAVEKIDAAADAGKSQFVSREVTKLDRPELTSASIIVSGGRGLGSGENYTKVLEPLADKLSAALGASRAAVDAGYVPNDYQVGQTGKIVAPQLYIAIGISGAIQHLAGMKDSKVIVAINKDPEAPIFSVADYGLVGDLFTLVPELVSALG, from the coding sequence ATGACGATTCTGGTGATTGCAGAACACGACAACGCGTCGATCAAGGCCGCGACGCTGAACACGGTGGCGGCGGCGCAGAAGATCGGCGGCGACATTCACGTGCTGGTCGCGGGCCACAACGCACAAGCCGCGGCGGATGCGGCAGCGAAGATCGCGGGTGTGTCGAAGGTGCTGCTGGCCGACGCGCCGCAGCTGGCCGAAGGCCTCGCGGAAAACGTCGAGGCGACGGCGCTGAACATCGCGAAGGATTACTCGCACATCCTCGCGCCGGCGACCGCCTACGGCAAGAACATCGCGCCGCGCATCGCCGCGAAGCTGGACGTCGCGCAGATCTCGGACATCACGGCGGTCGATTCGGCCGACACGTTCGAGCGCCCGATCTACGCGGGCAACGCGATCGCGACGGTGCAGTCGAGCGACCCGATCAAGGTGATCACGGTGCGTGCGACGGGCTTCGATCCGGTTGCGGCGGAAGGCGGCAGCGCGGCGGTCGAGAAGATCGACGCGGCAGCGGACGCCGGCAAGTCGCAATTCGTCAGCCGTGAAGTGACGAAGCTGGACCGTCCGGAGCTGACGTCGGCCAGCATCATCGTGTCGGGCGGCCGTGGCCTGGGCAGCGGCGAGAACTACACGAAGGTGCTGGAGCCGCTGGCCGACAAGCTGTCGGCAGCGCTCGGCGCCTCGCGCGCGGCGGTCGACGCCGGCTACGTGCCGAACGACTATCAGGTCGGCCAGACCGGCAAGATCGTCGCGCCGCAGCTGTACATCGCGATCGGTATCTCGGGTGCGATCCAGCACTTGGCCGGCATGAAGGATTCGAAGGTGATCGTCGCGATCAACAAGGATCCGGAAGCGCCGATCTTCAGCGTGGCCGACTACGGTCTCGTCGGCGATCTGTTCACGCTCGTGCCGGAGCTCGTAAGCGCGCTGGGCTGA
- a CDS encoding AraC family transcriptional regulator, with product MEEPAVDTPSVGCRPCRSTLHAIAFERSGKKTFDTVLDSFSTYPLATVPISVVNGFLAGAEREVVVRLAERSGIPAHLLEKPAARVTQQQFATLYRLLATELDDEMPGIFSRPLRSGLLKYLCLSLIDAPRLDVALNRIGQFFRLILDDFRLASWREGALACVEFIPDPDGRPVSALGSELMLKLVHGVASWLIGQKIALREVSFRFLRPTQSGDLLYLFPGPVRFGRDKTCLFFDAGYLDRPISRRKPDLEEFLRRAPEDWIFTSFAEQMACHRVRRLIENALPSMPTIETVARELHVSVRTLARRLADDGTSFQAIKDDVRRDVAIYRLTRSDDSIEAVSNSVGFDDPTAFYRAFRHWTGSTPATYRQQPWKARRQAG from the coding sequence ATGGAGGAGCCGGCCGTCGACACGCCATCCGTCGGCTGTCGACCATGCCGCAGCACCTTGCACGCCATCGCCTTCGAACGTAGTGGCAAGAAAACATTCGATACCGTGCTAGACAGCTTTTCGACCTATCCGCTGGCCACAGTCCCGATCTCGGTGGTCAACGGCTTTCTGGCCGGGGCCGAACGCGAAGTCGTCGTGCGCCTTGCCGAACGCTCCGGCATCCCGGCCCACCTATTGGAGAAGCCGGCCGCGCGCGTGACGCAGCAGCAGTTCGCGACGCTGTATCGCCTGCTGGCGACGGAGCTGGACGATGAAATGCCGGGCATTTTCAGTCGTCCCTTAAGAAGCGGGCTGTTGAAATATCTTTGCCTCAGTCTGATCGATGCACCCCGGCTCGATGTCGCGTTGAACCGTATCGGTCAGTTCTTTCGCCTGATACTCGACGATTTTCGCCTCGCGTCGTGGCGAGAGGGCGCGCTCGCCTGCGTCGAATTCATTCCTGATCCGGACGGCCGGCCGGTCAGCGCGCTGGGCAGCGAGCTGATGCTGAAGCTCGTCCATGGCGTCGCGTCATGGCTGATCGGGCAGAAGATCGCGCTGCGCGAAGTTTCATTCAGATTCCTTCGGCCGACGCAGTCGGGGGACTTGCTGTACCTGTTTCCCGGACCGGTGCGGTTCGGCAGGGACAAGACCTGCCTCTTCTTCGATGCCGGTTACCTCGATCGTCCGATTTCCCGACGAAAGCCGGATCTGGAGGAGTTCCTGCGCCGCGCGCCGGAAGACTGGATCTTCACTTCATTTGCCGAGCAGATGGCTTGTCATCGCGTTCGCCGGTTGATCGAGAATGCGTTGCCGAGCATGCCGACGATCGAGACGGTCGCGCGGGAATTGCACGTGTCGGTGCGTACGCTGGCACGACGCCTGGCGGACGACGGCACGAGTTTTCAAGCGATCAAGGACGACGTGCGGCGGGACGTTGCGATCTATCGGCTGACGCGCTCGGACGATTCGATCGAGGCCGTCTCCAATAGTGTCGGCTTCGACGATCCGACGGCGTTCTATCGCGCCTTCCGGCACTGGACGGGCAGCACGCCGGCGACATACCGCCAGCAGCCGTGGAAGGCCCGTCGGCAGGCCGGCTGA
- a CDS encoding LysR family transcriptional regulator has protein sequence MKMDFFAAIGIFVRVVESGSFTAAARQVNGSTAQISRAVAFLERQLGVRLLNRTTRHIGMTESGERYFKRAKSILADIEHASAEARNRLAKPYGKLRVHAMPSLGLRYLTSAMVQYQVSNPDVKIELTLSERFPNLIEDGIDVSLMATADLPTSSYVSKALGGNYSVLVASPDYVQRSGMPSTVTDLAAHSCLTLNAPNSAPEKWRLHGPDGEHAHLVQASPFQVNMPDAMRFALLAGAGIGPLTLHSAIDDLRRGTLVRVLPEYRVNALTVYALYTSKRYLDAKVSTFVQHLHGIALPAFEPPDTLVAANR, from the coding sequence ATGAAGATGGATTTTTTCGCTGCAATTGGCATATTCGTACGCGTCGTGGAGTCGGGCAGCTTTACCGCCGCCGCCCGGCAAGTGAATGGCTCGACCGCCCAGATATCGCGCGCCGTCGCATTTCTTGAAAGACAGCTCGGGGTCCGCTTGCTCAACCGCACGACGCGTCACATCGGCATGACGGAAAGCGGCGAACGCTACTTCAAGCGCGCGAAATCGATTCTTGCGGACATCGAGCATGCGTCAGCCGAAGCGCGGAACCGGCTCGCAAAGCCGTACGGAAAGCTGCGGGTACACGCGATGCCGAGTCTCGGGTTACGTTACCTGACGTCCGCGATGGTTCAGTACCAGGTGTCGAATCCCGACGTCAAAATCGAACTGACGCTGTCGGAACGATTCCCGAACCTGATCGAGGACGGCATCGACGTCTCGCTGATGGCAACGGCCGACTTGCCGACTTCGAGCTATGTCTCGAAGGCGCTCGGCGGCAACTACAGCGTACTCGTCGCGTCGCCGGACTACGTGCAGAGAAGCGGCATGCCGTCGACGGTCACGGACCTCGCGGCACATAGCTGCCTCACCTTGAACGCGCCGAACTCGGCTCCCGAAAAATGGCGTCTGCACGGCCCGGACGGCGAGCATGCCCATCTGGTTCAGGCCTCGCCGTTTCAGGTCAACATGCCGGATGCCATGCGCTTCGCGCTGCTCGCGGGCGCCGGCATCGGCCCGCTGACGCTGCATTCGGCGATCGACGATCTTCGCCGCGGCACGCTGGTTCGGGTCCTGCCGGAATATCGCGTCAATGCGCTGACGGTGTATGCGCTCTATACGTCGAAGCGCTATCTGGATGCGAAGGTCAGCACCTTCGTTCAGCATCTGCACGGCATCGCCTTGCCCGCGTTCGAACCCCCCGACACGCTCGTCGCGGCGAATCGCTAA
- a CDS encoding LysR family transcriptional regulator — MDLKAFRYFDEIVRQGNFGKAAKRLPLSQPALSKAIRLLEDELGVTLLERGRRGVAVKLTSAGEVVLQHARAILAERERMQFDLDALRDLDRGELRLGLPPVGSAELFAAPLAEFRERYPGVSIHLHEHGSAELEQAVRDGELELAATMLPVRTDLQAMFIRREPMVLAVPRGHALETHVRVHLHELNGVPFIALNEGFALTRRLREACIAQGFTINEVAHSAQPNFALALVAAGLGVTCLPRLVARRHGNAGVRLIDLDAPGLEWRVAIVWRKGTTLSWAARAWLDLIKPDDAGVPLD; from the coding sequence ATGGACTTGAAGGCATTTCGCTATTTCGACGAGATCGTCAGGCAAGGGAATTTCGGCAAGGCAGCCAAGCGCCTTCCGCTGTCTCAACCGGCACTGAGCAAAGCGATTCGACTGCTGGAAGACGAACTGGGTGTCACGCTGCTCGAACGCGGCAGACGCGGCGTCGCCGTCAAGCTCACGTCTGCCGGCGAAGTCGTTCTGCAACATGCGAGAGCCATCCTGGCAGAGCGCGAGCGGATGCAATTCGATCTCGACGCGCTGCGCGACCTCGATCGCGGCGAACTCCGTCTGGGACTGCCACCGGTCGGTAGCGCAGAGTTGTTTGCCGCTCCTTTGGCGGAATTCCGCGAGCGATATCCAGGCGTGTCGATTCATCTGCACGAACATGGCAGCGCCGAACTGGAGCAAGCCGTGCGAGACGGCGAACTCGAGCTCGCGGCAACGATGCTGCCGGTGCGAACCGATCTGCAAGCGATGTTCATCCGGCGCGAGCCGATGGTGCTCGCGGTACCTCGCGGCCATGCGCTCGAAACGCACGTCCGTGTCCACCTGCATGAGCTGAATGGCGTGCCGTTCATTGCGCTGAATGAAGGATTCGCATTGACGCGCAGGCTGCGCGAAGCGTGCATTGCCCAAGGTTTCACGATCAACGAAGTCGCGCATAGCGCCCAGCCGAATTTCGCACTTGCGCTCGTCGCGGCGGGTTTGGGCGTGACGTGTCTGCCGCGGCTGGTCGCGCGCCGACACGGCAATGCCGGCGTGCGCCTGATCGATCTGGATGCGCCCGGACTGGAATGGCGTGTCGCGATCGTGTGGCGCAAGGGCACGACGCTATCCTGGGCCGCACGTGCGTGGCTCGACCTCATCAAGCCGGACGATGCCGGAGTTCCCCTCGACTAG
- a CDS encoding acetoacetate decarboxylase, with the protein MNISDVKQRAVSIPLTSPTYPQGPYKFVNREFLIVTYRTDAKKLRELVPEPLEIDMDNPLVKFEFIRMPDSSGGFGDYTESGQVIPVTYKGRRGTYTHAMFLDDHAPTAAGRELWGFPKKMAKPSLEVDTDTIVGELRYGKVLVASATMGYKFQELDAQAAKATIEAPGYLLKIIPHVDGSPRILELVEYRCQDVTIKGAWTGPVGLELFSHALAPLKDLPVLEILSGTHILADLTLGLGHVVHDYLAHPSAHHAHKEAADALA; encoded by the coding sequence GTGAACATCAGCGACGTCAAGCAACGCGCAGTTTCGATTCCCCTCACCAGCCCGACCTATCCGCAAGGCCCGTACAAATTCGTCAATCGCGAATTCCTGATCGTGACGTACCGTACCGATGCGAAGAAACTTCGGGAGCTGGTTCCCGAACCGCTCGAAATCGACATGGACAATCCGCTCGTCAAGTTCGAGTTCATTCGCATGCCGGATTCCAGCGGCGGATTCGGCGACTACACGGAATCGGGGCAGGTCATTCCCGTGACGTACAAGGGCCGCCGCGGCACCTACACGCACGCGATGTTCCTCGACGACCACGCACCGACTGCCGCCGGCCGCGAGCTGTGGGGTTTCCCGAAGAAAATGGCGAAGCCGTCGCTCGAAGTCGACACCGACACGATCGTCGGCGAACTGCGCTACGGCAAGGTGCTGGTGGCGAGCGCGACGATGGGCTACAAATTTCAGGAGCTCGACGCTCAAGCCGCCAAGGCGACCATCGAGGCGCCCGGCTATCTGCTGAAGATCATCCCGCACGTCGACGGTTCGCCGCGCATCCTCGAGCTGGTCGAATACCGCTGCCAGGACGTCACGATCAAGGGCGCCTGGACCGGCCCGGTCGGCCTCGAGCTGTTTTCGCACGCGCTCGCACCGCTGAAAGACCTGCCCGTGCTCGAGATTCTCTCCGGCACGCACATCCTGGCCGACCTTACCCTCGGCCTCGGCCACGTCGTTCACGATTACCTCGCCCATCCGTCCGCGCACCACGCGCACAAGGAGGCCGCCGACGCCCTGGCGTGA
- a CDS encoding LysR substrate-binding domain-containing protein codes for MEIRHFRYFLAIAEAGSFAEGAKRLCIAQPSLTRQIRALEDQLGCPLFVRSWQGVQLTDSGEILLREARLAVAQFDLALKRTREGKQHPRKLALGMIPGTEDELMGRISAALGPELQDIAIDVHSKLHLDLIRALENGRIDAAFVRQGDIGPEWTSRTVQAEDLIAILPRGHALLNKRRLSPADLSKERIIAVAAAAAPALRATIDAFLHQDGTAPAKPPLEADGMLSIFSLVAATGLCSLVPSHFARMLPKGMATRRLTAFDSSRLNLVLAYAGNRASPIVSRLAAQMGATVN; via the coding sequence ATGGAAATCCGACACTTTCGATATTTTCTGGCGATCGCCGAGGCGGGGAGTTTTGCGGAAGGGGCCAAGCGACTGTGCATTGCCCAGCCGTCGCTGACGCGGCAAATTCGGGCGTTGGAGGACCAGCTTGGTTGCCCGTTGTTCGTGCGGTCCTGGCAAGGCGTGCAACTGACGGATAGCGGCGAAATCCTGCTCAGGGAAGCCCGGCTCGCCGTCGCCCAGTTCGACCTGGCGCTCAAGCGCACGCGGGAAGGCAAACAACATCCGCGGAAACTCGCTCTCGGCATGATTCCCGGCACGGAAGACGAACTGATGGGGCGCATCTCGGCCGCCCTCGGTCCCGAGTTGCAGGACATCGCGATCGACGTTCACAGCAAGCTGCATCTCGATCTGATTCGCGCGCTGGAAAACGGCCGCATCGACGCGGCATTCGTCCGCCAGGGCGATATCGGTCCGGAATGGACGAGCCGGACGGTCCAGGCCGAAGACCTGATCGCCATCCTGCCTCGCGGGCACGCGTTGCTGAACAAACGCCGCCTGTCGCCGGCCGATCTGTCCAAAGAACGCATCATCGCGGTGGCCGCGGCCGCCGCGCCCGCGCTACGCGCAACCATCGACGCATTCCTCCATCAGGACGGCACCGCGCCCGCAAAGCCGCCTCTCGAGGCCGACGGAATGTTGAGCATTTTCTCGCTGGTCGCCGCGACCGGACTCTGCAGCCTCGTGCCGAGCCATTTCGCGCGCATGCTGCCCAAGGGGATGGCTACGCGACGCCTGACCGCATTTGATAGCAGCCGGCTCAATCTCGTGCTGGCCTATGCGGGCAATCGCGCCTCGCCGATCGTGTCGCGCCTCGCCGCGCAGATGGGCGCAACGGTCAACTGA
- a CDS encoding 3-hydroxyacyl-CoA dehydrogenase NAD-binding domain-containing protein, translating into MSKNIRKIGVVGTGVIGASWSALFLAQGFDVVATDPAPGAEKSLREYIAKAWPAMETLGAVVPGGSQARLTFTTDMNDLADVDFVQENGPERLPFKHELYRQLDAMLRPDVIIATSSSGLTMTDIQEGCERHPERCIVGHPFNPPHLIPLVELVAGKRTAAEAIDRADAFYTALGKKTIRLNKEVPGHVANRLQGVLVREIMSLVSEGVVSVADADAACSWGPGLRWGVMGPVMLNHLGGGAGGIEHFYNQFAGPLVTWWTPLGDFEFTQEVREKMIAGLREEVGGRDFQTLASERDQLLLTLLKARLAGQSKQ; encoded by the coding sequence ATGAGCAAGAATATTCGGAAGATCGGGGTAGTCGGTACCGGGGTCATCGGAGCCAGCTGGAGTGCGTTGTTTCTGGCTCAGGGGTTCGACGTCGTCGCGACCGATCCCGCGCCGGGCGCGGAAAAATCCTTGCGCGAGTACATCGCAAAGGCGTGGCCTGCGATGGAAACGCTGGGCGCCGTCGTGCCGGGCGGCTCGCAGGCGCGCCTGACGTTTACGACCGATATGAACGACCTTGCCGATGTCGACTTCGTCCAGGAAAACGGTCCGGAGCGTCTGCCGTTCAAGCACGAACTGTATCGTCAGCTCGATGCGATGCTGCGTCCGGACGTCATTATCGCGACCAGCTCGTCGGGTTTGACCATGACGGACATCCAGGAGGGTTGCGAACGGCATCCCGAGCGCTGCATCGTCGGCCACCCGTTCAACCCGCCGCACCTGATCCCGCTCGTCGAGCTCGTCGCGGGCAAGCGGACCGCTGCCGAGGCGATCGATCGCGCGGACGCGTTCTACACCGCGCTCGGCAAGAAGACGATCCGGCTCAACAAGGAAGTGCCTGGCCACGTCGCCAACCGACTGCAGGGTGTGCTGGTTCGCGAAATCATGTCGCTCGTCAGCGAAGGCGTGGTCAGCGTGGCCGATGCGGATGCGGCTTGCTCGTGGGGGCCGGGCTTGCGCTGGGGTGTCATGGGGCCGGTGATGCTGAATCATCTCGGCGGCGGCGCAGGCGGCATCGAACATTTCTACAATCAGTTTGCCGGCCCGCTCGTCACCTGGTGGACGCCGCTCGGCGACTTCGAATTCACCCAGGAAGTGCGCGAAAAGATGATCGCGGGCTTGCGTGAGGAAGTGGGTGGCCGTGACTTCCAGACGCTCGCTTCCGAGCGGGATCAGCTGCTGTTGACGCTGCTGAAGGCGCGTCTTGCTGGACAGTCGAAGCAGTAA
- a CDS encoding MBL fold metallo-hydrolase, protein MTTDRGNRSRRIRKHVASVLAVVATAWSVAAFAAAPFAGKQAPGFYRTMVGQFEVTALSDGTHAFPIDKVVKGVSNATIDGDLHRAFLEQPVQGSINAFLVNTGKKLILIDAGAGSLYGDCCGKLVDNLRAAGYAPEQIDEVLLTHMHEDHIGGIASKGAAVFPNAIVKANRTEADYWLDPANKPGASPLLAPFFDAAAAVVEPYRATGRFQTFDGAGVIEPGIRAISLPGHTPGQIAYLVESGTAHLLAWGDVVHVAAIQLRHPQATVAYDSDPPQARESRREILREVAERRYLVGAAHVSFPGLGHVRADGDGFDWVPVNYDASPVPDAGAAPGR, encoded by the coding sequence ATGACGACTGATCGTGGGAACCGATCGAGAAGGATACGCAAGCACGTCGCGTCAGTATTGGCCGTCGTCGCGACAGCCTGGAGCGTCGCGGCGTTCGCCGCCGCCCCGTTTGCCGGCAAGCAGGCGCCGGGCTTCTACCGAACGATGGTGGGCCAGTTCGAAGTCACGGCGCTTTCCGACGGAACGCATGCGTTCCCGATCGACAAGGTGGTCAAGGGCGTGTCGAACGCGACCATCGACGGCGATCTGCATCGCGCATTCCTCGAGCAGCCGGTGCAGGGCTCCATCAATGCCTTCCTCGTGAACACCGGCAAGAAGCTGATCCTCATCGATGCCGGAGCCGGGAGCCTGTACGGCGATTGCTGCGGCAAGCTCGTCGACAATCTGCGCGCGGCCGGCTATGCACCGGAGCAGATCGACGAAGTGCTGTTGACGCATATGCACGAAGACCATATCGGCGGAATCGCGTCGAAGGGCGCGGCCGTGTTTCCCAATGCGATCGTCAAGGCGAATCGCACCGAAGCCGACTATTGGCTCGATCCGGCCAACAAGCCGGGCGCATCGCCGCTTCTCGCGCCGTTCTTCGACGCAGCGGCCGCGGTGGTCGAGCCGTACCGCGCCACGGGGCGCTTCCAGACGTTCGATGGAGCGGGCGTGATCGAACCGGGCATTCGCGCCATCTCGCTGCCCGGCCATACGCCCGGTCAAATCGCCTATCTCGTCGAAAGCGGCACGGCGCATCTGCTCGCGTGGGGCGACGTCGTGCACGTCGCGGCGATTCAGCTTCGGCATCCGCAAGCCACCGTCGCGTACGACAGCGATCCGCCGCAGGCGCGCGAATCGCGTCGCGAGATCCTGCGCGAGGTGGCCGAGCGACGCTACCTCGTCGGCGCCGCGCATGTCTCCTTTCCGGGCCTCGGGCACGTCAGAGCGGATGGCGACGGCTTCGACTGGGTGCCCGTCAACTACGACGCATCGCCGGTGCCGGATGCCGGCGCTGCACCGGGCCGCTGA
- a CDS encoding alpha/beta fold hydrolase: protein METSNDVEVTHHTLTANGIRQHYLDAGNGPVVVLLHGFPETSFAWRHQMPVLARTYRVIAPDLRGYGETDKPAAGYDKRNMARDIVGLLDRLGIDKVALVGHDRGARVATRLVKDHPERVDRLVVMDNVPTRIVAENMRPETARAYWFFLFHQVPDLPEALIAGNEEPWLRHFFSDWCYNPHAISGEAFDTYVKAYKRPGAVRGAMSDYRANAEDVAQDKADADVRIACPTMAIWGEDFYAVGGMFDMKAVWESMATNLRAEPIARCGHLPQEEQPERVNALLLEFLSGWTGG from the coding sequence ATGGAAACGTCGAACGATGTCGAAGTCACGCATCACACGCTCACCGCGAACGGTATCCGCCAACACTATCTCGACGCCGGCAACGGGCCGGTAGTCGTGTTGCTGCACGGCTTTCCCGAGACCAGTTTCGCGTGGCGTCATCAGATGCCGGTGCTGGCCCGCACGTATCGCGTGATCGCACCGGACCTGCGCGGCTACGGTGAAACCGACAAACCCGCCGCTGGATACGACAAGCGGAACATGGCGCGCGATATCGTCGGTCTGCTGGATCGGCTCGGCATCGACAAGGTTGCGCTGGTCGGCCACGATCGAGGCGCGCGTGTGGCGACGCGCCTGGTGAAGGATCACCCGGAGCGGGTGGACCGGCTGGTCGTGATGGACAACGTGCCGACGCGCATCGTGGCGGAGAACATGCGCCCCGAAACGGCGCGTGCCTACTGGTTCTTCCTGTTCCATCAGGTACCGGACCTGCCGGAGGCGCTGATCGCAGGCAACGAGGAGCCGTGGCTTCGCCACTTCTTTTCGGACTGGTGCTACAACCCGCATGCGATCTCAGGCGAGGCCTTCGACACCTACGTGAAGGCGTACAAGCGGCCGGGCGCCGTGCGCGGCGCGATGTCCGACTATCGGGCGAACGCCGAGGATGTCGCGCAGGACAAGGCGGACGCCGACGTCCGCATCGCATGTCCGACCATGGCGATCTGGGGCGAGGATTTCTACGCGGTCGGCGGCATGTTCGATATGAAGGCCGTGTGGGAGTCGATGGCGACCAATCTGCGCGCCGAGCCGATCGCGCGCTGCGGGCATCTTCCGCAGGAGGAGCAACCCGAGCGCGTCAATGCGCTGTTGCTCGAGTTCCTGAGCGGTTGGACCGGCGGTTGA
- a CDS encoding alpha/beta fold hydrolase — translation MSTFTTRDGVSLHYKDWGAGRPVVFIHGWPLNADMWDAQMHHLASRGLRCIAYDRRGFGRSGQPWHGYDYDTLADDLATLIETLDLRDVMLVGFSMGGGEVARYIGRHGTGRVAKAVLVGSVTPLVARRDDHPDGADIAIFDGIRAGILADRAAFFESFWPLFTGSNRAGSTISRAALDWTTFMALQAGLKGTLDCVAAFSETDFRPDLDKFDVPTLVIHGDDDQTAPLSLTGAVTAQRVRHATLSVYERGPHALYLTHAQRLNDELLAYARA, via the coding sequence ATGAGCACGTTCACGACACGCGACGGCGTTTCGCTTCACTACAAGGACTGGGGCGCCGGACGTCCCGTGGTCTTCATCCACGGCTGGCCGCTGAACGCGGACATGTGGGACGCCCAGATGCATCATCTTGCCTCGCGCGGCTTGCGTTGCATCGCGTACGACCGGCGCGGCTTCGGCCGCTCCGGGCAGCCGTGGCACGGCTACGACTACGACACGCTTGCCGACGACCTCGCGACGTTGATCGAGACGCTCGATCTGCGCGACGTGATGCTCGTCGGCTTTTCGATGGGCGGCGGCGAAGTGGCTCGCTACATTGGCCGCCACGGCACGGGCCGCGTCGCGAAGGCCGTGCTGGTCGGTTCGGTGACGCCGCTGGTGGCGCGACGCGACGATCACCCCGACGGCGCGGATATCGCCATATTCGACGGCATTCGTGCCGGCATCCTGGCCGACCGCGCCGCATTCTTCGAGAGCTTCTGGCCGTTGTTCACCGGCTCGAATCGCGCCGGCTCGACGATCTCGCGCGCCGCGCTCGACTGGACGACGTTCATGGCCTTGCAGGCCGGGCTGAAGGGGACGCTCGATTGCGTCGCGGCCTTTTCCGAGACCGACTTCAGGCCCGACCTCGACAAGTTCGACGTTCCGACGCTCGTGATCCACGGCGACGACGACCAGACTGCACCGCTGAGCCTGACCGGCGCGGTCACGGCGCAGCGCGTGCGTCACGCGACGCTGAGCGTGTACGAACGCGGGCCGCACGCGCTGTATCTGACGCATGCGCAGCGCTTGAACGACGAACTGCTTGCCTACGCGCGCGCTTGA